From Candidatus Binataceae bacterium, the proteins below share one genomic window:
- a CDS encoding alpha/beta hydrolase — protein sequence MSAFRFGPDNPNETYVPHAFPEQTIDTGEAVINYAVVGSPDKPALLLIPGQTESWWGYEQAMDLLKQHFQAFAVDLRGQGRSSRTPGRYTLDNFGNDMVRVVALAIKRPVIVSGLSSGGVISAWLSAYAMPGTVRGAHYEDPPLFASDVRPACGHSIRQTIGPIFALMSKYLGDQWSVGDWAGMHEAAKTELPGWLSNAMALTMGSEAEIPQRLKEYDPEWARCFWQGSVYASCDHARMLASVKCPVLYTHHFRNVEETEGSLLGAASDLQAKRVCELVAGSGQPIEYRSFPQMPHSMHGTDPKLFTQLLIEFEEKLRH from the coding sequence ATGAGCGCTTTTCGATTTGGCCCGGATAATCCTAACGAAACCTATGTTCCACACGCTTTTCCCGAACAAACGATTGACACCGGTGAGGCCGTGATCAACTACGCCGTTGTAGGATCGCCAGACAAACCGGCGTTGCTCCTGATACCGGGACAAACCGAATCGTGGTGGGGATACGAGCAAGCGATGGACTTGCTTAAACAGCATTTCCAGGCGTTTGCGGTCGACTTACGCGGGCAGGGAAGATCGAGCCGGACACCCGGACGTTACACACTCGATAATTTTGGCAACGATATGGTGCGGGTCGTGGCCCTGGCCATCAAACGCCCGGTGATTGTCAGCGGGCTTTCGTCAGGGGGGGTGATCTCGGCATGGCTCTCTGCTTATGCGATGCCCGGTACGGTCCGCGGCGCCCACTATGAAGACCCGCCGCTGTTCGCTTCGGATGTCCGCCCCGCTTGCGGACACTCGATCCGCCAAACCATCGGACCGATCTTCGCTCTGATGAGCAAATACCTGGGCGATCAGTGGAGTGTAGGTGACTGGGCGGGAATGCACGAGGCCGCAAAGACGGAGCTTCCTGGCTGGTTGTCGAACGCGATGGCACTGACCATGGGTTCCGAGGCCGAAATTCCACAGCGCCTCAAGGAATACGATCCCGAGTGGGCACGTTGTTTTTGGCAGGGATCTGTCTACGCAAGCTGTGATCATGCCCGGATGCTCGCGAGCGTAAAATGCCCGGTCTTGTACACGCATCACTTCCGTAATGTCGAAGAGACCGAGGGCTCTTTACTCGGAGCCGCCTCAGATCTGCAGGCAAAGCGTGTGTGTGAGCTAGTTGCCGGCTCGGGCCAACCGATTGAATATCGGTCTTTCCCCCAGATGCCGCATTCGATGCATGGCACCGACCCGAAGTTGTTTACGCAGCTACTGATCGAGTTCGAGGAGAAGCTAAGGCATTAA
- a CDS encoding DUF2147 domain-containing protein translates to MKCALVSLVLCVLASTAYAQTGRWITASGNLEIEIAPCGQALCGTAVRVLANNSMSTPGKSMASNVPGTGLKIMHDFTSTGDGVWTGYIYDRENGKTYRCRMRELDADHLEVHPYIGIPLFGQTQIWHRALGSTETSATTK, encoded by the coding sequence ATGAAGTGCGCGCTAGTGAGTTTGGTACTGTGTGTGCTGGCCTCAACCGCCTACGCTCAGACCGGCCGATGGATCACCGCCAGCGGCAATCTGGAGATCGAGATCGCGCCCTGCGGGCAGGCTCTGTGCGGGACCGCGGTCCGCGTGCTGGCAAATAATTCGATGAGCACGCCGGGCAAATCGATGGCCAGCAACGTGCCAGGGACTGGTCTTAAAATCATGCACGACTTCACCTCGACGGGCGACGGAGTCTGGACCGGCTACATCTACGACCGCGAAAATGGCAAGACGTATCGCTGTCGTATGAGGGAACTCGATGCGGACCACCTTGAGGTTCATCCGTACATCGGCATTCCGTTATTCGGACAGACGCAAATTTGGCATCGAGCGCTCGGTTCGACGGAAACGAGCGCGACGACAAAGTGA
- a CDS encoding LLM class flavin-dependent oxidoreductase, translated as MKLALYLPNFRDKVTVSEIVDLARLAEELAFDSVWTLDRIVVPEASDREELRKPFGFMKEFPHSLPVASRGEFLHGLPLIPYLAAITKKVRIGVSVIDTPYRAPGVLAAEIGTWDHLSGGRVNVAVGTGWMPEEFEAASAAHIYERRNKHVIETIEIMQGVWTEELFEYHGEFASFPKCGFGVKPVQKPHPPIFFGGLGVPKIAAKRIAKYGLAGWIGIQDTPEDIAKWRSVIKEELEMIGSPRSIDDLEIVSMLFFDITSVKTDQTPRGKLTPSMTGTTGQITDNLKRYREAGLTLPLLWPPFKGVPTAKTLVDLRRLKEDILPKVL; from the coding sequence ATGAAACTCGCACTATACCTGCCAAACTTCCGGGACAAGGTAACCGTCAGCGAGATCGTCGATCTCGCTCGCCTCGCCGAGGAACTGGCGTTCGATTCAGTTTGGACTTTGGACCGCATCGTGGTTCCGGAAGCATCCGATCGCGAGGAACTACGCAAGCCGTTCGGCTTCATGAAGGAATTTCCTCATTCATTACCCGTTGCTTCGAGAGGCGAGTTCTTGCACGGGCTGCCGCTCATTCCGTACCTGGCGGCCATCACGAAGAAGGTCAGGATAGGCGTCAGCGTGATCGACACTCCTTATCGGGCCCCTGGAGTGCTGGCCGCGGAGATCGGAACCTGGGACCATCTTTCGGGCGGAAGGGTCAACGTCGCCGTCGGAACGGGTTGGATGCCTGAGGAGTTTGAGGCTGCGAGTGCGGCGCATATCTACGAAAGACGCAACAAACACGTCATCGAGACCATCGAGATCATGCAGGGCGTCTGGACGGAGGAACTCTTCGAGTATCACGGCGAGTTTGCCTCCTTTCCGAAATGCGGCTTCGGTGTTAAGCCCGTTCAGAAGCCTCATCCGCCGATCTTTTTCGGAGGGCTCGGGGTACCGAAGATCGCGGCTAAGCGGATAGCCAAATACGGGTTGGCCGGCTGGATCGGAATACAGGACACCCCTGAGGACATCGCGAAGTGGCGGTCGGTGATCAAAGAGGAGCTCGAAATGATCGGGAGTCCGCGTTCGATCGACGATCTCGAAATTGTGAGCATGCTTTTCTTCGACATCACGAGCGTGAAGACCGATCAGACTCCCAGAGGGAAGCTGACACCTTCGATGACGGGCACTACCGGCCAGATCACCGACAACCTCAAGCGGTATAGGGAGGCCGGCTTGACACTTCCCCTCCTCTGGCCGCCATTTAAGGGCGTACCCACCGCGAAGACACTGGTCGATCTGAGGCGATTGAAGGAAGACATTCTGCCAAAAGTGCTGTGA
- a CDS encoding amidohydrolase family protein: MAPAGRIDTHHHVVPPTYTAWLKRKGIAAGGLPIPGWSLDAAISLMDKFRIQTSIMSISTPGVHLGDDKEAREKAREVNEYAAEVVRKHRSRFGFFATLCLPDVKGSIEELAYAFDKLHADSVELLANSRGIYLGERVFDPLFDELNKRNAVVFVHPSHLYGLEPLKGMPAFVADFLLDTTRAAVRLGGSGTLDRCPNLKIILSHSGGFVPFAAYRIAGAASPKRDFADGMEQLEKFHFDLAISGTPAALPSLLTVARPDQVLFATDWPYATDAIAQMFTSMYEGFSLSESQRAAIDRSNAEALFPRLRGGLS, from the coding sequence ATGGCACCTGCAGGACGCATTGATACCCACCATCATGTCGTGCCGCCAACCTATACGGCGTGGTTGAAGAGGAAAGGAATCGCAGCTGGGGGGCTGCCGATTCCGGGTTGGAGTCTGGATGCCGCTATCTCCCTGATGGATAAATTCCGTATCCAGACTTCGATTATGTCGATTTCGACACCTGGAGTTCATCTGGGTGATGACAAGGAGGCTCGCGAAAAGGCCCGCGAGGTGAACGAATACGCCGCGGAGGTCGTACGGAAGCACCGCTCTCGTTTTGGATTCTTCGCCACGCTATGCCTGCCCGACGTTAAAGGCTCGATTGAGGAGCTGGCCTACGCCTTCGACAAACTGCACGCCGATAGCGTCGAGCTTCTGGCCAACAGCCGCGGTATCTATCTCGGCGAGAGGGTCTTCGATCCCCTCTTTGACGAACTCAACAAACGCAACGCGGTGGTGTTCGTTCATCCGTCACACTTGTACGGGCTTGAGCCGCTCAAGGGCATGCCTGCCTTCGTAGCCGATTTCTTGCTGGACACCACGCGTGCGGCGGTGCGACTGGGTGGTTCCGGGACGCTCGATCGCTGTCCCAACCTGAAAATCATCCTATCTCACTCGGGCGGCTTCGTTCCCTTCGCGGCATATCGGATTGCTGGCGCGGCGTCTCCGAAGCGAGACTTCGCGGATGGCATGGAACAGTTGGAGAAATTCCACTTTGACCTTGCGATCTCCGGCACTCCTGCCGCTCTCCCGAGCCTGCTTACAGTGGCACGGCCCGATCAAGTTCTGTTTGCGACTGATTGGCCGTATGCGACTGACGCAATCGCACAAATGTTTACCTCGATGTACGAAGGTTTCTCGCTGAGTGAAAGCCAGCGCGCAGCGATCGATCGGAGCAACGCTGAGGCGCTATTTCCCCGTCTCCGCGGAGGCCTGTCATGA
- a CDS encoding TetR/AcrR family transcriptional regulator, which yields MPQSPIKTEPRRRARRRTSYHHGHLKEALIAAALKMVKEQGVESVSVREVAKRAGVSSGAPFRHFPSRTTLMTAVAEQAMRRFRDEIVRALEEVKSDAPRDRFRALGTAYMRWVVRNPAHFQVISNRKLIDFDGSESLRRDNAEIRELMEQLLTEQRQRAPLLRDDIKAISFAARALAYGVARMYVDGHFPQWDIPADQAESSFEAAFDLFTDAIVSQPNPRS from the coding sequence ATGCCCCAGTCGCCTATCAAAACGGAGCCGCGCCGGCGAGCACGCCGGCGCACCAGCTATCATCACGGGCATCTCAAGGAAGCGCTGATCGCGGCGGCCCTCAAGATGGTCAAGGAACAAGGCGTCGAGAGCGTCAGCGTACGCGAAGTCGCGAAACGCGCGGGAGTTTCGTCGGGCGCACCGTTTCGTCATTTTCCCTCGCGCACCACTCTGATGACCGCGGTTGCGGAGCAGGCGATGCGCAGGTTCCGCGATGAAATCGTGCGCGCGCTGGAGGAGGTCAAAAGCGACGCGCCGCGCGATCGCTTCCGCGCTCTGGGAACCGCATACATGCGATGGGTGGTGCGCAACCCTGCGCATTTCCAGGTGATCTCGAACCGTAAGCTGATCGATTTCGATGGTTCTGAGTCGCTCCGCCGTGACAACGCCGAAATCAGAGAGCTGATGGAACAACTACTGACCGAACAACGCCAACGTGCTCCGCTGCTCCGTGACGACATAAAGGCGATCTCGTTTGCAGCGCGTGCCCTGGCGTATGGAGTCGCGCGGATGTACGTAGACGGACACTTTCCGCAGTGGGATATTCCGGCCGATCAGGCTGAGAGCTCTTTCGAAGCGGCGTTCGACCTCTTCACGGACGCCATCGTTTCGCAACCCAATCCGCGGTCGTAA